A part of Populus alba chromosome 8, ASM523922v2, whole genome shotgun sequence genomic DNA contains:
- the LOC118038235 gene encoding L-tryptophan--pyruvate aminotransferase 1: protein MGGSENGATDNESSSPSTNKATETSLSPDSIINLDQGDPTLFEPYWKKMGDKCTLPQLGDAIKGLHRVVGNAVTDGRHIVVGTGSTQLLMAALYALSSPSVGHPVSLVAAAPYYSGYKDQAEFLRSGLYKWEGDARTFDKDGPYIEVVTSPNNPDGTIREAVVNLGEGKLVYDLAYYWPQYTPITHPLDHDTMLFTFSKCTGHAGSRIG from the exons ATGGGTGGTTCAGAGAATGGAGCAACCGATAACGAAAGCTCATCTCCTTCGACCAATAAGGCCACCGAGACAAGCCTCTCACCAGATTCCATAATCAATCTAGACCA GGGCGATCCAACGTTGTTCGAGCCATACTGGAAGAAGATGGGAGACAAGTGTACGTTG CCACAACTTGGCGATGCCATAAAGGGACTGCATCGTGTTGTTGGAAACGCAGTCACCGACGGTCGCCACATCGTGGTTGGGACCGGTTCAACACAGCTCTTAATGGCTGCTCTTTAtgctctctcttctccttccgtTGGTCACCCCGTCAGTCTCGTGGCCGCTGCTCCTTATTACTCG GGATATAAGGATCAGGCAGAATTCCTGCGTTCAGGACTCTATAAATGGGAAGGAGATGCACGTACCTTTGATAAGGATGGACCTTATATTGAGGTCGTAACCTCGCCAAATAACCCTGATGGTACTATCCGAGAAGCTGTGGTGAACCTCGGGGAAGGGAAGCTTGTGTATGACCTGGCCTACTACTGGCCACAATACACGCCCATTACTCACCCTTTGGATCATGATACCATGTTGTTCACATTTTCCAAATGCACTGGACACGCTGGCTCCCGGATAGGGTGA
- the LOC118037915 gene encoding uncharacterized protein isoform X2 yields MNEWFSKPNVHVVVKDEETRETTSSSTTKTTTSVDDLPPIVLVHGIFGFGKGRLGGLSYFAGAEKKDERVLVPDLGSLTSIYDRARELFYYLKGGQVDYGEEHSMAYGHSQFGRIYEQGHYPEWDEDHPIHFVGHSAGAQVVRVLQQMLADKAFKGYENTSDKWVLSITSLSGAFNGTTRTYLDGMQPEDWRNMKPICLLQFCRLGTIIYDWVDIPWLKAYYNFGFDHFNMSWKKMGIRGLIDCLLGNIGPFASGDWILPDLTIQGSMQLNCHLQTFPDTYYFSYATKRTKRIFGITLPSGIFGIHPLLFIRVLQMSQWCHPPDVFPPYKGYRDEDWQDNDGALNTISMTHPRIPAEHPSHFVGNDLECQPLQPGIWYYKIVEGDHILFVVNRERAGIQFDMIYDSIFERCRKYACRKSRQTLPNEIHQ; encoded by the exons ATGAATGAATGGTTTTCCAAGCCTAATGTGCATGTTGTTGTTAAAGACGAGGAGACCAGAGAGACGACATCTTCATCAACAACGAAGACGACGACCAGCGTTGATGACTTGCCACCTATTGTGTTGGTTCATGGAATCTTTGGATTTGGCAAAggg AGATTGGGAGGTTTATCGTATTTTGCTGGAGCAGAGAAGAAAGATGAGAGGGTCCTGGTGCCTGATTTGGGGTCTCTAACGAGCATCTATGATAG GGCACGCGAATTATTCTATTATTTGAAAGGTGGGCAAGTTGATTATGGAGAAGAACACAGCATGGCTTATGGCCACTCACAATTTGGACGGATTTATGAACAGG GGCACTATCCTGAATGGGATGAGGATCACCCTATTCACTTTGTTGGGCATTCTGCTGGAGCGCAGGTTGTTCGCGTACTGCAGCAAATGCTTGCTGATAAG GCATTTAAGGGGTATGAGAACACTTCTGATAAATGGGTGCTAAGCATCACCTCCCTGTCCGGAGCATTCAATGGGACTACAAGGACCTACTTAGATGGGATGCA GCCAGAAGATTGGAGAAACATGAAACCAATTTGCCTGCTTCAGTTCTGTCGCTTAGGAACAATAATTTATGATTGGGTTGACATTCCTTGGCTGAAGGCTTACTACAACTTTGGATTTGATCACTTCAACATGTCCTGGAAAAAAATGGGCATTCGTGGTCTTATTGACTGCCTGTTGGGGAATATTGGACCCTTTGCTTCTGGAGATTGGATACTTCCTGATCTTACAATTCAGGGGTCTATGCAACTCAACTGCCATTTACAAACCTTCCCTGATACGTACTATTTCAGCTATGCCACCAAACGCACTAAAAGAATCTTCGGTATCACTCTTCCTTCAGGCATCTTTGGAATCCACCCATTGCTTTTTATAAGAGTGTTGCAGATGAGCCAGTGGTGTCATCCTCCGGATGTCTTTCCCCCCTATAAAGGATACAG GGATGAGGATTGGCAGGACAATGATGGAGCACTCAACACCATATCTATGACCCACCCTCGCATTCCAGCTGAACATCCAAGCCATTTTGTTGGGAATGATTTGGAGTGCCAACCCTTGCAGCCAGGAATATG GTATTACAAGATTGTGGAAGGTGATCACATACTGTTCGTTGTGAATAGGGAAAGAGCAGGGATTCAATTCGATATGATATATGATAGTATTTTTGAGCGTTGCAGAAAATATGCCTGTAGGAAGAGTCGACAAACTTTACCAAACGAAATCCATCAATAG
- the LOC118037915 gene encoding uncharacterized protein isoform X1, producing the protein MIRWWVSVLQLTELFVSTVVHLLFGFYIFSTALAGDLSQAMNEWFSKPNVHVVVKDEETRETTSSSTTKTTTSVDDLPPIVLVHGIFGFGKGRLGGLSYFAGAEKKDERVLVPDLGSLTSIYDRARELFYYLKGGQVDYGEEHSMAYGHSQFGRIYEQGHYPEWDEDHPIHFVGHSAGAQVVRVLQQMLADKAFKGYENTSDKWVLSITSLSGAFNGTTRTYLDGMQPEDWRNMKPICLLQFCRLGTIIYDWVDIPWLKAYYNFGFDHFNMSWKKMGIRGLIDCLLGNIGPFASGDWILPDLTIQGSMQLNCHLQTFPDTYYFSYATKRTKRIFGITLPSGIFGIHPLLFIRVLQMSQWCHPPDVFPPYKGYRDEDWQDNDGALNTISMTHPRIPAEHPSHFVGNDLECQPLQPGIWYYKIVEGDHILFVVNRERAGIQFDMIYDSIFERCRKYACRKSRQTLPNEIHQ; encoded by the exons ATGATAAGGTGGTGGGTTTCTGTTCTGCAATTAACAGAGCTATTTGTAAGCACGGTAGTGCATTTGCTATTTGGGTTTTACATATTTAGCACAGCTTTGGCTGGTGATCTTTCACAGGCTATGAATGAATGGTTTTCCAAGCCTAATGTGCATGTTGTTGTTAAAGACGAGGAGACCAGAGAGACGACATCTTCATCAACAACGAAGACGACGACCAGCGTTGATGACTTGCCACCTATTGTGTTGGTTCATGGAATCTTTGGATTTGGCAAAggg AGATTGGGAGGTTTATCGTATTTTGCTGGAGCAGAGAAGAAAGATGAGAGGGTCCTGGTGCCTGATTTGGGGTCTCTAACGAGCATCTATGATAG GGCACGCGAATTATTCTATTATTTGAAAGGTGGGCAAGTTGATTATGGAGAAGAACACAGCATGGCTTATGGCCACTCACAATTTGGACGGATTTATGAACAGG GGCACTATCCTGAATGGGATGAGGATCACCCTATTCACTTTGTTGGGCATTCTGCTGGAGCGCAGGTTGTTCGCGTACTGCAGCAAATGCTTGCTGATAAG GCATTTAAGGGGTATGAGAACACTTCTGATAAATGGGTGCTAAGCATCACCTCCCTGTCCGGAGCATTCAATGGGACTACAAGGACCTACTTAGATGGGATGCA GCCAGAAGATTGGAGAAACATGAAACCAATTTGCCTGCTTCAGTTCTGTCGCTTAGGAACAATAATTTATGATTGGGTTGACATTCCTTGGCTGAAGGCTTACTACAACTTTGGATTTGATCACTTCAACATGTCCTGGAAAAAAATGGGCATTCGTGGTCTTATTGACTGCCTGTTGGGGAATATTGGACCCTTTGCTTCTGGAGATTGGATACTTCCTGATCTTACAATTCAGGGGTCTATGCAACTCAACTGCCATTTACAAACCTTCCCTGATACGTACTATTTCAGCTATGCCACCAAACGCACTAAAAGAATCTTCGGTATCACTCTTCCTTCAGGCATCTTTGGAATCCACCCATTGCTTTTTATAAGAGTGTTGCAGATGAGCCAGTGGTGTCATCCTCCGGATGTCTTTCCCCCCTATAAAGGATACAG GGATGAGGATTGGCAGGACAATGATGGAGCACTCAACACCATATCTATGACCCACCCTCGCATTCCAGCTGAACATCCAAGCCATTTTGTTGGGAATGATTTGGAGTGCCAACCCTTGCAGCCAGGAATATG GTATTACAAGATTGTGGAAGGTGATCACATACTGTTCGTTGTGAATAGGGAAAGAGCAGGGATTCAATTCGATATGATATATGATAGTATTTTTGAGCGTTGCAGAAAATATGCCTGTAGGAAGAGTCGACAAACTTTACCAAACGAAATCCATCAATAG